One window of Nocardia sp. NBC_00508 genomic DNA carries:
- a CDS encoding nitrate reductase subunit alpha has protein sequence MVNSRTQGRVPSAPAADAGDALLRLGKYFHRGEVSADQRTLHKVGGRSADEFYRDRWSHDKVVRSTHGVNCTGSCSWKIYVKDGVITWESQQTDYPSVGADKPEYEPRGCPRGASFSWYTYSPARVRYPYVRGTLMELYREAKSRLKDPVLAWGEIVEDPEKARSYKAARGKGGFVRAEWWEAAEIAAAAHVYTIKQYGPDRVAGFSPIPAMSMVSHAVGARFISLLGGSMLSFYDWYADLPVASPQVFGDQTDVPESADWFDAGYLIMWGSNVPVTRTPDAHYMTEARYRGQKVVVVSPDYADNTKFADEWVPARPGTDAALAMAMGHVVLKEFFVEKSTPRFLDYIKRFTDLPFLITLDERDGSYVPGKFLTAADLGHTGENVQFQTVLLNGEAQPVVPNGSLGHRFGEAGAGKWNLDLGDVDPLLTLYGRTDDAAAVQVPRFDSDTPGVLTRGVPTTTVAGKRVTTVFDLLLAQYAVGRDGLPGTWPSGYDDPAEPYTPAWQETITGVPAVQAERIAREFADNADRSGGRSMILMGAGTNHWFHSDQIYRAFFTLTLLTGCQGVNGGGWAHYVGQEKCRPVTGWSTLAFGLDWQRPPRQMQGTVFWYLTNDQWRYDPFTAESFASPLGAGKFAGRTAADNIALATRLGWMPSYPTFDRNPLDLADEAEAAGKTAPEHVVDGLKSGDLRFACEDPDAPENFPRCLTVWRANLLGSSGKGNEYFQRHLLGADSNLQTTDATGVRPQELTWRETAATGKLDLLLSLDFRMTSTTLFSDIVLPAATWYEKHDLSSTDMHPFVHAFSPAISPPWETKTDFDAFHRIARGFSWMAEKHLGKRKDIVAVPLQHDSPDATAQAGGRVLDWKAGECEPIPGKTMPKLVVVERDYPKIAEKMAALGPLIDTLGVTTKGVTTYPDQEVEYLAGVNGTVVSGVAQGRPSLAKDTHAAEAILALSGTTNGRLAVEGFHALERRTGTKLADLAAEHEGKRISFADTQARPVPVITSPEWSGSETGGRRYSPFTINTERLKPWHTLTGRQHFYLDHDWMIELGEQLPIFRPPLDMTALFREPSVGEVGEKGVTVRYLTPHSKWSIHSAYQDNLHMLTLSRGGQTIWMSDRDAAKIGVADNDWIEAINRNGIVVARAIVSHRMPEGTVFMYHAQDRAVDVPRIEGIGEDTKGRGKRGGIHNALTRIMIKPSHLIGGYAQQSFALNYHGPTGNQRDEVTTIRKRSQEVEY, from the coding sequence GTGGTTAATTCGCGCACCCAGGGTCGCGTACCCTCCGCCCCGGCCGCCGACGCCGGGGACGCCCTCCTGCGGCTGGGGAAATACTTCCACCGGGGCGAGGTGTCCGCCGACCAGCGGACCCTGCACAAGGTCGGCGGTCGCAGCGCCGACGAGTTCTACCGGGACCGCTGGTCGCACGACAAGGTGGTGCGCTCCACGCACGGCGTGAACTGCACCGGGTCGTGCTCGTGGAAGATCTACGTCAAAGACGGTGTGATCACCTGGGAATCGCAGCAGACCGACTATCCTTCGGTCGGCGCCGACAAGCCGGAGTACGAGCCGCGCGGGTGTCCCCGCGGCGCGTCCTTCTCTTGGTACACCTACTCGCCCGCCCGGGTTCGCTACCCCTACGTGCGCGGCACGCTGATGGAGCTGTACCGGGAGGCCAAGTCCCGGCTCAAGGACCCGGTGCTGGCCTGGGGCGAGATCGTCGAAGACCCGGAGAAGGCGCGTAGCTACAAGGCTGCGCGCGGCAAGGGTGGATTCGTCCGCGCCGAGTGGTGGGAGGCGGCCGAAATCGCCGCCGCAGCACACGTTTACACGATCAAGCAGTACGGGCCGGACCGGGTCGCCGGGTTCTCGCCGATTCCGGCGATGTCGATGGTCAGTCACGCCGTCGGCGCCCGGTTCATCTCACTGCTCGGCGGCTCCATGCTGTCGTTCTACGACTGGTACGCGGACCTGCCGGTGGCCTCGCCGCAGGTGTTCGGCGACCAGACCGACGTGCCGGAGTCCGCGGACTGGTTCGACGCGGGCTACCTCATCATGTGGGGCTCGAACGTTCCGGTGACCCGAACGCCGGACGCGCACTACATGACCGAGGCCCGCTACCGCGGCCAGAAGGTGGTAGTGGTCTCCCCCGACTACGCCGACAACACCAAGTTCGCCGACGAATGGGTGCCCGCGCGCCCCGGCACCGACGCGGCCTTGGCCATGGCGATGGGCCATGTGGTGCTGAAGGAGTTCTTCGTCGAGAAGTCGACGCCGCGATTCCTCGACTACATCAAGCGCTTCACCGACCTGCCGTTCCTCATCACGTTGGACGAGCGCGATGGGTCATATGTGCCCGGAAAGTTCCTCACCGCGGCCGATCTCGGCCACACCGGGGAGAATGTGCAGTTCCAGACGGTGCTGCTGAATGGCGAGGCGCAGCCGGTGGTGCCCAATGGGTCGCTCGGCCATCGATTCGGTGAAGCGGGCGCCGGAAAGTGGAACCTCGATCTCGGGGACGTCGATCCCCTGCTGACTCTGTACGGCCGCACCGACGACGCTGCGGCCGTACAGGTCCCCCGCTTCGACAGCGACACTCCCGGCGTGCTCACCCGCGGTGTGCCGACCACGACCGTGGCGGGCAAGCGCGTCACCACGGTCTTCGATCTGCTGCTCGCCCAGTACGCCGTCGGGCGCGACGGCCTGCCCGGCACCTGGCCGAGCGGCTACGATGACCCGGCCGAGCCCTACACCCCGGCTTGGCAGGAGACCATTACCGGCGTGCCCGCCGTGCAGGCCGAGCGCATCGCGCGAGAGTTCGCCGACAACGCCGACCGCTCCGGCGGCCGGTCGATGATCCTGATGGGCGCGGGCACCAACCACTGGTTCCACTCCGACCAGATCTACCGCGCGTTCTTCACCCTGACACTGTTGACCGGCTGCCAGGGCGTGAACGGTGGCGGCTGGGCGCATTACGTCGGACAGGAGAAGTGCCGTCCGGTCACCGGATGGTCCACGCTGGCCTTCGGGCTGGACTGGCAGCGCCCGCCGCGGCAGATGCAGGGCACGGTGTTCTGGTATCTGACCAACGACCAGTGGCGCTACGACCCGTTCACCGCGGAGTCGTTCGCCTCGCCGCTCGGCGCCGGGAAGTTCGCGGGTCGCACGGCTGCCGACAATATCGCGCTGGCCACCCGGCTGGGCTGGATGCCGAGCTACCCGACCTTCGACCGCAATCCACTCGACTTGGCGGACGAAGCCGAGGCCGCGGGCAAGACCGCGCCCGAGCACGTGGTGGACGGGCTGAAGTCCGGCGACCTGCGGTTCGCCTGCGAGGACCCGGACGCGCCGGAGAACTTCCCGCGCTGCCTGACCGTGTGGCGGGCGAATCTGCTCGGCTCTTCCGGCAAGGGCAACGAATACTTCCAGCGCCACCTGCTCGGCGCCGACTCCAACCTGCAGACCACCGACGCCACCGGCGTCCGGCCGCAAGAGCTGACCTGGCGCGAGACCGCCGCCACCGGCAAGCTGGATCTGCTACTGTCGCTGGACTTCCGGATGACCAGCACCACGCTGTTCTCCGATATCGTGCTGCCCGCCGCCACCTGGTACGAGAAGCACGACCTGTCCTCCACCGACATGCACCCGTTCGTGCACGCGTTCTCTCCGGCCATCTCACCGCCGTGGGAGACCAAGACCGATTTCGACGCCTTCCACCGGATCGCGCGGGGCTTCTCCTGGATGGCCGAGAAGCACCTGGGCAAGCGCAAGGACATCGTGGCCGTGCCGCTGCAGCACGATTCGCCGGACGCCACCGCGCAGGCGGGTGGCCGCGTGCTGGACTGGAAAGCCGGTGAGTGCGAACCGATTCCGGGCAAGACCATGCCGAAGCTGGTCGTCGTCGAACGCGACTACCCGAAGATCGCCGAGAAGATGGCCGCGCTGGGGCCGCTGATCGACACCCTCGGCGTCACCACCAAGGGCGTTACCACCTACCCCGACCAGGAGGTCGAGTACCTCGCCGGGGTGAACGGCACGGTCGTGTCCGGCGTCGCGCAGGGACGCCCTTCGCTGGCCAAGGACACGCACGCGGCCGAGGCGATCCTCGCGCTGTCGGGCACCACCAACGGCAGGCTCGCGGTGGAGGGCTTCCACGCGCTGGAACGCCGCACCGGCACCAAGCTGGCCGACCTGGCCGCTGAGCACGAGGGCAAGCGGATCTCCTTCGCCGACACCCAGGCTCGCCCGGTACCGGTGATCACCTCACCGGAGTGGTCGGGCAGCGAGACCGGCGGACGCAGGTACTCGCCGTTCACCATCAACACCGAGCGGCTCAAGCCCTGGCACACGCTGACCGGGCGGCAGCACTTCTACCTCGACCACGACTGGATGATCGAGCTCGGCGAGCAGCTGCCGATCTTCCGCCCGCCGCTGGACATGACGGCGCTGTTCCGCGAACCCTCGGTGGGCGAGGTCGGCGAAAAGGGCGTCACCGTCCGCTACCTGACGCCGCACTCGAAGTGGTCGATCCACTCCGCCTACCAGGACAACCTGCACATGCTGACGCTCTCCCGCGGTGGGCAGACGATCTGGATGTCCGATCGCGACGCCGCGAAAATCGGTGTGGCCGACAATGACTGGATCGAGGCGATCAACCGCAACGGCATCGTGGTCGCCCGCGCCATCGTCAGCCACCGGATGCCGGAGGGCACGGTGTTCATGTACCACGCCCAGGACCGGGCGGTGGACGTGCCGCGCATCGAGGGCATCGGCGAGGACACCAAGGGCCGCGGCAAGCGCGGCGGCATCCACAACGCGCTCACCCGCATCATGATCAAACCCTCGCATCTCATCGGCGGCTACGCGCAGCAGTCCTTCGCGCTGAACTACCACGGCCCCACCGGAAATCAGCGCGACGAAGTCACAACGATCCGCAAACGGTCGCAGGAAGTGGAGTACTGA
- the narH gene encoding nitrate reductase subunit beta, whose protein sequence is MAQLAMVMNLDKCIGCHTCSVTCKQAWTNRGGTEYVWFNNVETRPGQGYPRQYQDQEKWKGGWTLNKRGKLTLKSGSRLKRLLNIFANPDLPTVQDYYEPWSYDYDNLLSSPPTDTTPVARPKSLITGQDTNVTWGANWDDDLGSGPEQVGKDPLLAKLSDQVKLEFEETFMFYLPRICEHCLNPSCAASCPSGAIYKRAEDGIVLVDQDKCRGWRQCVSGCPYKKIYFNHKTGKAEKCTFCYPRVEVGMPTVCSETCVGRLRYIGVMLYDADAVLEAASVTEDEDLYPSQLGVFLNPHDPRVVAEAERAGISPEWIQAAQDSPVYQLIVDYQIALPLHPEYRTMPMVWYVPPLSPVVDVLTETGHDGENASNLFGAIDALRIPVEYLAELFTAGDVGPVRASLQRLAAMRSFMRSVNLGEEPDPSIAPSVRLEPEEIEAMYRLLAIAKYEHRYVIPTGAGARAHELDSLATGCSLDTDGGPGMTAFDQMVEKFHLTDTNGAAPEEKSARINLLNWDGKNTEGLVPTNGAGNGTRNGHGSNGVPANDSANSEPTNGSANSEPTNGSGIGVVANGDGAPADAPASAPSGAQR, encoded by the coding sequence ATGGCACAGCTGGCCATGGTGATGAACCTGGACAAGTGCATCGGCTGCCACACCTGCTCGGTCACCTGCAAGCAGGCGTGGACCAACCGCGGCGGCACCGAGTATGTCTGGTTCAACAACGTGGAAACCCGTCCCGGACAGGGTTATCCGCGCCAATACCAGGACCAGGAGAAGTGGAAGGGCGGCTGGACGCTCAACAAGCGCGGCAAGCTCACCCTGAAGTCGGGGTCACGGCTGAAGCGACTGCTGAACATCTTCGCCAACCCGGATCTGCCCACGGTCCAGGACTACTACGAACCGTGGAGCTACGACTACGACAACCTGCTGTCCTCGCCGCCCACCGACACTACGCCGGTCGCGCGCCCGAAATCGCTGATCACCGGCCAGGATACTAACGTCACGTGGGGCGCCAACTGGGATGACGACCTCGGCTCCGGCCCCGAACAGGTCGGCAAGGACCCGCTGCTGGCCAAGCTCTCCGACCAGGTGAAGCTGGAGTTCGAAGAGACCTTCATGTTCTACCTGCCGCGGATCTGCGAGCACTGCCTGAATCCGTCGTGCGCGGCCTCCTGCCCTTCCGGCGCGATCTACAAGCGCGCCGAGGACGGCATCGTGCTGGTCGACCAGGACAAGTGCCGCGGCTGGCGGCAGTGCGTGTCGGGCTGTCCGTACAAGAAGATCTACTTCAACCACAAGACGGGCAAGGCGGAGAAGTGCACCTTCTGCTACCCGCGCGTGGAAGTCGGCATGCCGACGGTGTGCTCGGAGACCTGCGTCGGGCGGCTGCGCTACATCGGCGTCATGCTCTACGACGCCGACGCCGTCCTGGAGGCCGCGTCGGTCACCGAGGACGAAGACCTCTACCCGTCCCAGCTCGGGGTGTTCCTCAACCCGCACGACCCGCGGGTGGTCGCCGAGGCCGAGCGGGCCGGGATCTCGCCGGAATGGATTCAGGCGGCCCAGGATTCGCCGGTCTACCAGCTGATCGTGGACTACCAGATCGCGCTGCCGCTGCATCCGGAGTACCGCACCATGCCGATGGTCTGGTACGTGCCGCCGCTGTCGCCGGTGGTGGACGTGCTCACCGAGACCGGGCACGACGGCGAGAACGCGTCGAACCTGTTCGGCGCCATCGACGCGCTGCGCATCCCGGTGGAGTACCTGGCCGAGCTGTTCACCGCGGGCGACGTGGGTCCGGTGCGCGCGTCCCTGCAGCGCCTGGCGGCGATGCGCTCGTTCATGCGCTCGGTGAACCTCGGCGAGGAGCCCGATCCCTCGATCGCGCCGTCGGTGCGGCTGGAGCCGGAGGAGATCGAGGCGATGTACCGGCTGCTGGCCATCGCCAAGTACGAGCACCGGTATGTCATCCCGACCGGTGCGGGCGCCCGTGCGCACGAACTGGATTCGCTGGCCACCGGGTGCAGCCTGGACACCGACGGCGGCCCCGGCATGACGGCGTTCGACCAGATGGTGGAGAAGTTCCACCTGACCGACACGAATGGTGCTGCGCCGGAAGAGAAGTCGGCGCGGATCAACCTGCTGAACTGGGACGGCAAGAACACCGAGGGCCTGGTGCCGACCAACGGGGCCGGGAACGGCACGCGCAACGGGCATGGAAGCAACGGCGTTCCGGCCAATGACTCGGCAAACAGCGAGCCCACCAATGGCTCGGCAAACAGCGAGCCCACCAATGGCTCGGGCATCGGCGTGGTCGCGAATGGCGACGGCGCCCCCGCCGATGCCCCGGCCTCCGCACCGAGCGGGGCGCAGCGATGA
- the mtnC gene encoding acireductone synthase, with protein sequence MTGAVVVDIEGTTSPTAAVREDLYGYTRQRLPAWLAENSSTAAAPVLAATRELSGRPDADPAEVAAILREWLDSDVKAEPLKTAQGLICAEGFRSGALHGEFFSDVPPALTAWHAAGFALYVYSSGSIRNQQDWFAFARGGSLSGLISGYFDLSTAGGKRESSSYDKIAGAIGLPSERILFLSDHPDELDAATAAGWRVVGLARPGEPNPPRPPHRWVDTFADIDPAGQP encoded by the coding sequence GTGACCGGCGCCGTCGTCGTCGACATCGAGGGCACCACCAGCCCCACCGCCGCGGTCCGCGAAGATCTGTACGGCTATACCCGGCAACGGCTTCCGGCGTGGCTGGCCGAGAACAGCTCCACCGCCGCGGCACCCGTGCTGGCCGCCACCAGGGAGCTGTCCGGGCGCCCGGACGCCGACCCGGCCGAGGTCGCCGCGATCCTGCGCGAGTGGCTCGACTCGGACGTGAAGGCCGAACCGCTCAAGACCGCCCAGGGCCTCATCTGCGCGGAGGGTTTCCGCAGCGGCGCACTGCACGGCGAGTTCTTCTCGGACGTGCCGCCCGCGCTCACGGCCTGGCATGCCGCAGGCTTCGCGCTGTACGTCTACTCGTCGGGATCGATACGCAATCAACAGGACTGGTTCGCCTTCGCGCGCGGCGGCAGCCTGTCCGGCTTGATCAGCGGGTACTTCGATCTGTCGACGGCGGGCGGTAAGCGCGAATCCTCGTCGTACGACAAGATCGCGGGCGCCATCGGCCTCCCGTCCGAGCGGATCCTGTTCCTGTCCGACCATCCGGACGAACTCGACGCCGCCACCGCCGCCGGTTGGCGGGTCGTCGGGCTGGCCCGGCCAGGCGAGCCCAATCCACCACGGCCGCCGCATCGCTGGGTCGATACGTTCGCAGATATCGATCCCGCCGGTCAGCCCTGA
- a CDS encoding 1,2-dihydroxy-3-keto-5-methylthiopentene dioxygenase — translation MTLLQVMAADNAADVRVRTTDDEQIGTELARHGITFGRWPVVENAASTSSDDLLAHYASNVADLNESGRYKHVDIARIHPDDADPNWPEVAKGARGKFLDEHRHAEDEVRFFAAGRGCFYLHLGHEVLAVVCEGGDLLSVPAGTLHWFDMGERPDFIAIRFFEEEDGWVGDFTGDKLSADFPTLDDLLTAP, via the coding sequence ATGACTCTGCTGCAGGTGATGGCCGCCGACAACGCGGCCGACGTGCGCGTCCGCACCACCGACGACGAACAGATCGGCACCGAACTGGCCCGGCACGGCATCACGTTCGGCCGCTGGCCGGTGGTCGAGAACGCCGCGTCCACTTCCTCCGACGACCTGCTCGCCCACTACGCGAGCAACGTCGCCGACCTGAACGAGTCCGGGCGCTACAAGCACGTCGACATCGCCCGCATCCACCCCGACGACGCCGACCCGAACTGGCCGGAGGTCGCCAAGGGCGCGCGCGGGAAGTTCCTCGACGAGCACCGGCACGCCGAGGACGAGGTGCGCTTCTTCGCCGCCGGACGCGGCTGCTTCTACCTCCATCTCGGCCATGAAGTCCTCGCGGTGGTCTGCGAGGGCGGCGACCTGCTCTCGGTGCCCGCGGGCACACTGCACTGGTTCGACATGGGCGAGCGCCCGGATTTCATCGCCATCCGCTTCTTCGAGGAGGAGGACGGCTGGGTCGGCGACTTCACCGGCGACAAGCTCAGCGCGGACTTCCCCACCCTCGACGACCTGCTGACCGCGCCGTGA
- a CDS encoding VOC family protein, which yields MSVNTFFWFENGAEEAADFYVSVIPNSRVVDISRNSDGSAFIVSLDLDGQAVTIMNGGPDHPLTDAASLQVVVDTQDEVDRLWGALTEGGQPGPCGWLTDRYGLFWQVVPSVLLELMSGDDPAKTIAVGTALRTMSKLDVKTLQDAYDSA from the coding sequence ATGTCCGTCAACACGTTCTTCTGGTTCGAGAACGGCGCTGAGGAAGCGGCCGATTTCTACGTCTCGGTGATCCCGAACTCGCGGGTGGTCGACATCTCGCGCAACTCCGACGGGTCGGCGTTCATCGTCTCGCTGGACCTGGACGGCCAGGCGGTCACGATCATGAACGGCGGACCGGACCACCCACTCACGGATGCGGCGTCGCTGCAGGTGGTCGTGGACACCCAGGACGAGGTGGATCGCCTGTGGGGCGCCCTCACCGAGGGCGGCCAGCCGGGCCCGTGCGGTTGGCTCACCGACCGCTATGGCTTGTTCTGGCAGGTCGTGCCCTCGGTGCTGTTGGAGCTGATGAGCGGTGACGATCCCGCCAAGACCATCGCCGTCGGCACCGCGCTGCGCACGATGTCCAAGCTGGACGTCAAGACGCTGCAGGATGCCTACGACAGCGCCTGA
- a CDS encoding LOG family protein: MPPVQVAVCGPRHCTDTDEANAREVGRLLAEAGATVLCGGGTGVMAAVADGAAKADGLVIGVRPDANRDAICDGLSAVLYTNMGEARNAILIWSADAVIVIGGSWGTLSELALANRRGGVPVVSLGGWQLLDADGNPLIASKVAGSPKEAVKVALAG, translated from the coding sequence GTGCCGCCCGTACAGGTCGCAGTCTGCGGTCCTCGGCATTGCACCGATACCGATGAAGCAAACGCTCGGGAGGTGGGGCGGCTGCTGGCCGAGGCAGGAGCAACGGTCCTGTGCGGTGGTGGAACCGGTGTAATGGCGGCAGTCGCCGATGGTGCCGCCAAGGCGGACGGCTTGGTCATTGGTGTACGACCCGATGCCAACCGCGACGCGATCTGCGATGGGCTCTCCGCTGTGCTGTACACCAACATGGGTGAGGCCCGTAACGCCATCCTGATCTGGTCGGCCGACGCCGTGATCGTGATCGGCGGTTCATGGGGCACGCTGTCGGAACTGGCACTGGCCAATCGGCGCGGTGGCGTGCCGGTCGTGTCCCTCGGTGGGTGGCAGCTACTGGACGCTGACGGCAACCCTCTCATCGCGTCGAAAGTCGCCGGAAGCCCAAAGGAAGCAGTGAAGGTCGCGTTGGCAGGTTGA
- the narI gene encoding respiratory nitrate reductase subunit gamma encodes MNATPHLPSSLWLILPYIAFTSFVLGHLWRYRNDQFGWTTRSSQIYESRLLRLGSPLFHFGMVGVFGGHVLGVLIPESWTAAVGISEHAYHVIAVGAGSVAGLAVLVGVGILIYRRITVPAVRKATTGNDKLMYVLLAAALITGLLNTWGSNLLWGTYNYRETVSPWFRSLFTLSPQPELMVDTPWTFQAHGLVVLALIGLWPYTRLVHMFSAPVGYLVRPYVVYRSKEYDAPDKRRYARAWEAPVTPERWR; translated from the coding sequence ATGAACGCAACCCCGCATCTGCCGTCCTCGCTGTGGCTGATCCTGCCGTACATCGCGTTCACCTCGTTCGTGCTCGGGCACCTGTGGCGCTACCGCAACGATCAGTTCGGCTGGACCACTCGCTCCTCGCAGATCTACGAGAGCCGTCTGCTGCGCCTGGGTAGCCCGCTGTTCCACTTCGGCATGGTCGGGGTGTTCGGCGGACATGTGCTCGGCGTGCTGATTCCGGAGTCGTGGACCGCCGCGGTGGGGATCTCCGAGCACGCCTATCACGTCATCGCCGTCGGGGCGGGCTCGGTGGCGGGTCTCGCCGTGCTGGTGGGCGTCGGCATCCTGATCTACCGGCGCATCACCGTCCCCGCCGTCCGCAAGGCCACCACGGGCAACGACAAGTTGATGTACGTGCTGCTGGCCGCGGCGCTGATCACCGGATTGCTCAACACCTGGGGCAGCAACCTGCTGTGGGGCACCTACAACTACCGCGAGACCGTCTCACCCTGGTTCCGCAGCCTGTTCACGCTCAGCCCACAACCCGAGCTCATGGTGGACACGCCGTGGACCTTCCAGGCGCATGGACTGGTCGTGCTCGCGCTGATCGGGTTGTGGCCGTACACCCGATTGGTGCACATGTTCAGCGCGCCGGTCGGGTATCTGGTTCGGCCGTACGTGGTGTACCGCAGCAAGGAATACGACGCTCCCGACAAGCGCCGCTACGCCCGTGCGTGGGAGGCGCCGGTCACACCCGAGCGCTGGCGCTGA
- the narJ gene encoding nitrate reductase molybdenum cofactor assembly chaperone — translation MSLLKLRRRPEPAVELAQRDRQLVWRIAALLLDYPTEQTLSMAGQLATAAAELPEEVRAQLSECLDYLRTTSPLELAAAYVETFDMRRRASLHLTFYAYGDTRKRGMALLRFKHAYRHAGVELGDEELPDHLPVLLEFAATVDPIGGERLLGEHVPVLELLRLSLSDTGSPYAGVLAAVGATLPPPTTADRRRIAELAAQGPPEEEVGLEPFAMDPSLFDGSEGRR, via the coding sequence ATGAGCCTGCTGAAGCTGCGCCGCCGCCCGGAACCGGCTGTCGAGCTCGCACAACGCGACCGGCAGCTGGTGTGGCGGATCGCCGCGCTGCTGCTGGACTACCCGACCGAGCAGACCCTTTCCATGGCCGGTCAATTGGCCACCGCGGCGGCGGAATTGCCGGAGGAGGTGCGCGCCCAGCTGAGCGAATGCCTCGACTACCTGCGGACGACCTCACCGCTGGAACTCGCGGCCGCCTACGTCGAGACCTTCGACATGCGCCGCCGCGCCAGCCTGCACCTGACCTTCTACGCCTATGGCGACACCCGCAAGCGCGGGATGGCGCTGCTGCGGTTCAAGCACGCCTACCGGCACGCCGGTGTCGAACTCGGCGACGAAGAACTCCCCGACCATCTGCCGGTGCTGCTGGAGTTCGCCGCCACCGTCGATCCGATCGGCGGCGAACGACTGCTCGGCGAGCACGTTCCGGTGCTGGAGCTGTTGCGACTTTCGCTGTCCGACACCGGTTCCCCCTATGCCGGGGTGCTCGCCGCGGTCGGGGCGACGCTGCCGCCGCCGACCACCGCGGACCGGCGGCGCATCGCCGAGCTCGCCGCACAGGGCCCCCCGGAGGAAGAGGTCGGCCTGGAGCCCTTCGCGATGGACCCCTCCCTGTTCGACGGATCGGAAGGCCGACGATGA